The following are from one region of the Mycetohabitans rhizoxinica HKI 454 genome:
- the pheT gene encoding phenylalanine--tRNA ligase subunit beta, translating into MQFAESWLRSFVDPQLSTEALSHALTMAGLEVEEWAPVAPPTSKIVVGKVLEVVKHPNADKLNVCQVDAGTGQTLTIVCGAPNVVPGIKVPTALVGATLPPAQAGGAPFEIKLSKLRGVESQGMLCSARELKLSDDHSGLLVLPDDTLIGRDIRDVLQLDDIIFEIKLTPNKADCLSVFGIARETAAITGAPLNAPSYHPVPVTCDARLPVRIEAPQLCGRFSGRVIRNVDARASTPAWMVQRLERAGQRSISALVDISNYVMLELGRPSHIFDLDKINGGLHVRWGKRGETLKLLNGNTIELDETVGVIADDQGRVESLAGIMGGDSTAVTLDTRHIYLEAAFWWPDSIRGRARQYNFSTDAAHRFERGVDYATTVEHIEYLTHLITTICGGDAGPVDDHIVNLPQRKPVSMRVSRANRIIGVPIEANEIASIFTRLNLSFERAADGDTFIVTPPTYRFDIEIEEDLIEEVARIHGFEKIPARAPIATNEMHATNEARRSVHALRRALAARDYAETVNFSFVDAEWERDFAGNERPVALLNPIASQLSVMRSTLFGSLIGVLQHNLNRRAERVRVFEAGRVFRADPTVKDGELTVEGFAQPKMIGALAYGPVVDEQWGVSVRHVDFFDVKGDVQALFAPTVPRFTRASHPALHPGRSAQIEINGRIVGWIGELHPRWLQKYDLPHAPVLFEVEADAVAGRALPVVTEISKFPPVRRDIALVVPQHVEVQSILDEFAQARIGNDALRFVQKMVLFDEFRPKFDAKQIGSGAVSGGLSADEKSLAFRVTLQDTGGTLQDETVDLAVKTLVERLARVFGARLRG; encoded by the coding sequence ATGCAATTTGCTGAATCCTGGTTAAGAAGCTTTGTTGATCCGCAATTGTCGACGGAGGCGCTGTCGCATGCGCTGACGATGGCGGGGCTCGAGGTCGAGGAATGGGCGCCGGTGGCGCCGCCGACCTCGAAGATCGTGGTGGGCAAGGTGCTCGAGGTCGTCAAGCATCCGAATGCGGATAAGCTGAACGTGTGTCAGGTTGACGCGGGCACGGGGCAGACGTTGACGATCGTGTGCGGTGCGCCGAACGTGGTGCCCGGCATCAAGGTGCCGACCGCGCTGGTCGGCGCGACGCTGCCACCCGCGCAAGCGGGCGGTGCGCCGTTCGAGATTAAGCTGTCGAAGCTGCGCGGCGTCGAAAGCCAGGGCATGCTGTGCTCGGCTCGCGAACTGAAGTTGTCAGATGACCACAGCGGACTGTTAGTGTTGCCGGACGATACGCTAATCGGACGCGACATCCGCGACGTGCTGCAGCTCGACGACATCATTTTCGAGATCAAGCTGACGCCGAACAAGGCCGATTGCTTATCGGTGTTCGGTATCGCACGCGAGACGGCTGCGATTACCGGGGCGCCGCTCAACGCACCGTCCTACCACCCTGTTCCGGTCACCTGCGATGCACGGTTACCGGTGCGTATTGAGGCGCCGCAGCTTTGCGGACGGTTCTCCGGCCGCGTGATCCGTAATGTCGATGCGCGGGCCAGCACGCCTGCATGGATGGTCCAGCGGCTTGAGCGAGCGGGACAGCGCAGCATTTCGGCGCTCGTTGATATTTCGAACTATGTAATGCTCGAGCTTGGGCGTCCGTCGCATATATTCGACCTGGACAAGATCAACGGCGGCTTGCACGTGCGTTGGGGCAAGCGTGGCGAGACGCTGAAGCTGCTCAACGGCAATACGATCGAGCTGGACGAAACGGTCGGCGTGATTGCGGATGATCAGGGACGTGTCGAAAGCCTGGCCGGCATCATGGGCGGCGACAGTACTGCGGTGACGCTCGATACGCGGCATATCTATTTGGAAGCGGCATTTTGGTGGCCGGACAGCATCCGTGGACGCGCTCGCCAATACAACTTCTCGACCGATGCCGCGCATCGCTTCGAGCGAGGCGTGGACTACGCGACCACCGTTGAGCATATCGAGTACCTGACGCACCTGATCACGACGATCTGCGGTGGCGACGCCGGTCCGGTGGACGATCATATCGTCAACCTGCCGCAGCGCAAGCCCGTCTCGATGCGCGTGTCGCGGGCAAACCGGATCATTGGCGTGCCGATTGAGGCGAACGAGATTGCCAGCATCTTCACGCGCTTGAATTTGTCATTCGAGCGTGCGGCGGATGGCGATACGTTTATTGTGACGCCGCCAACCTACCGTTTCGACATCGAGATCGAGGAGGATTTGATCGAGGAGGTGGCTCGCATCCACGGATTCGAAAAGATCCCGGCGCGCGCGCCAATCGCGACGAACGAGATGCACGCGACGAACGAGGCGCGGCGCTCGGTCCATGCGTTGCGTCGTGCGCTGGCGGCGCGCGACTATGCGGAAACGGTCAATTTCAGTTTTGTCGATGCTGAGTGGGAACGGGATTTCGCCGGTAATGAGCGGCCCGTCGCGCTGCTCAACCCGATCGCGAGCCAGCTGTCGGTGATGCGTTCGACATTGTTCGGCAGCTTGATCGGCGTGCTGCAGCATAACCTGAATCGGCGTGCGGAGCGCGTGCGCGTGTTCGAGGCTGGTCGGGTCTTTCGCGCGGACCCGACAGTGAAGGATGGCGAATTGACGGTGGAAGGCTTTGCCCAACCGAAAATGATCGGTGCGTTGGCCTATGGTCCGGTCGTCGACGAACAATGGGGGGTATCGGTGCGACATGTCGATTTTTTCGATGTGAAGGGCGATGTGCAGGCGCTGTTTGCACCGACGGTGCCTCGCTTCACACGGGCCTCGCATCCGGCATTGCACCCGGGGCGCAGTGCGCAAATCGAGATCAATGGTCGCATTGTCGGTTGGATTGGCGAGCTGCATCCGCGTTGGCTGCAAAAATACGATCTTCCGCACGCGCCGGTACTGTTCGAGGTCGAGGCTGACGCGGTGGCCGGGCGTGCGTTACCGGTCGTGACTGAGATCTCGAAATTCCCGCCGGTGCGCCGTGACATCGCGTTGGTCGTGCCGCAGCATGTCGAAGTCCAATCAATACTCGATGAGTTCGCGCAGGCGCGGATTGGCAACGATGCACTCCGGTTCGTGCAAAAAATGGTGCTATTCGACGAATTCCGGCCGAAATTCGACGCGAAGCAAATCGGTTCTGGCGCTGTTTCGGGGGGGCTCTCGGCTGACGAGAAAAGCCTTGCGTTCCGGGTAACCTTGCAAGATACTGGCGGGACCCTTCAGGACGAGACGGTTGATCTAGCCGTCAAAACCCTGGTGGAGCGCTTGGCTCGAGTCTTTGGTGCAAGGTTGCGCGGCTAA
- a CDS encoding integration host factor subunit alpha, translated as MNSSEFEALLSAQRSAMSRDNPAYSNPVSSETPTLTKAELAELLFDQVGLNKREAKDMVEAFFEAIRDALENGESVKLSGFGNFQLRDKPQRPGRNPKTGEAIPIAARRVVTFHASQKLKAQVESGAANLQSR; from the coding sequence ATGAACTCGAGTGAATTTGAAGCACTTCTGTCTGCGCAACGCAGTGCGATGAGTCGCGATAATCCGGCCTACAGCAATCCGGTTTCATCCGAGACGCCGACGTTGACAAAAGCCGAGCTGGCCGAGTTGCTGTTCGATCAGGTCGGTCTGAACAAGCGCGAGGCAAAGGACATGGTCGAAGCGTTCTTCGAGGCAATTCGCGATGCGCTTGAAAATGGTGAGAGCGTCAAGCTATCTGGATTCGGCAACTTCCAGTTGCGCGACAAGCCGCAACGTCCGGGACGCAATCCGAAGACCGGCGAGGCCATTCCAATCGCGGCACGGCGCGTGGTGACTTTCCATGCGAGCCAAAAGCTGAAGGCGCAGGTCGAATCCGGCGCCGCGAATCTGCAGTCACGCTGA
- a CDS encoding MerR family transcriptional regulator produces the protein MDKVTLPPIPAKRYFTIGEVSELCGVKPHVLRYWEQEFTQLRPVKRRGNRRYYQHHEVLLIRRIRELLYEQGFTINGARNRLDSRGALLPDEPGGAVPTGEAGVQPADLRLVAVDVGALRDEIRQVIVLLTDGKRS, from the coding sequence ATGGACAAAGTCACGTTGCCCCCGATACCCGCGAAGCGGTATTTCACGATCGGTGAAGTCAGCGAACTGTGCGGCGTCAAGCCGCACGTGCTCAGATATTGGGAGCAAGAATTCACGCAGTTAAGGCCGGTCAAGCGCCGCGGAAACCGGCGTTATTATCAGCATCATGAAGTACTGCTGATCCGACGGATCCGAGAGTTGTTGTATGAGCAAGGATTCACGATCAACGGTGCGCGTAACCGACTCGATTCACGCGGTGCGCTGTTGCCGGACGAGCCGGGTGGTGCGGTCCCGACGGGCGAGGCGGGCGTGCAGCCAGCGGATCTTCGGCTTGTTGCCGTGGACGTGGGCGCACTGCGCGACGAAATCCGTCAGGTGATCGTTTTACTGACGGACGGCAAGCGGTCTTGA
- a CDS encoding HD domain-containing protein — protein MTPAFAPYQHLASILLPFATEGDDGAHDVAHLQRVWKNAFAIQSKEGGDAQVLFAAVLLHDCVQVEKNSPLRAQASRLAARRATQILRRLGWQKEKIESVAHAIEAHSYTAGIAPNTLEARILQDADRLDAIGTLGIARCFYVAGRMGSQLYAHADPHAQYRPLDDARYALDHFHVKLLKLSAHFQTPEGQRLAKQRHERLARFVDELSEEI, from the coding sequence ATGACGCCAGCCTTCGCTCCATACCAGCACCTCGCGTCAATCCTTCTTCCGTTTGCAACGGAAGGGGACGACGGCGCTCACGACGTAGCCCACCTTCAACGCGTGTGGAAAAACGCGTTCGCCATCCAGTCAAAGGAGGGTGGCGACGCACAAGTGCTGTTCGCCGCCGTCCTGCTGCACGACTGCGTTCAGGTGGAAAAGAACTCGCCGCTGCGCGCGCAAGCCTCTCGGCTGGCTGCCCGACGCGCTACGCAAATTTTGCGGCGACTTGGATGGCAAAAAGAGAAGATTGAATCCGTCGCTCATGCAATCGAAGCGCACAGTTACACGGCCGGTATCGCGCCAAACACGCTCGAAGCCAGGATTCTGCAGGACGCCGATCGGCTGGACGCCATCGGCACACTCGGTATCGCACGATGCTTCTACGTCGCTGGACGCATGGGATCGCAACTCTATGCACACGCCGATCCGCACGCACAATACCGGCCGCTGGATGATGCGCGATACGCGCTTGACCATTTTCACGTGAAGCTATTAAAGCTCTCCGCCCATTTTCAAACGCCGGAGGGTCAGCGCCTGGCCAAGCAGCGTCACGAACGACTAGCGCGCTTCGTGGATGAATTGTCGGAAGAGATCTGA
- a CDS encoding porin — translation MSGKQNRRLIDRRLYLIVLAACVTQVHAQSSVALYGELDTGVAWLSNVADHAQYKATSGLIDGSYWGVQGSEDLGGGNKAVFRLERGFAVTNGQSLNDHPYYVGLGNERYGTITLGHQYDAVHDYFAPVTLTGGAGGTAFAHPFDNDNANNSYLARNSIKYTSAQFAGFSAGGMYAFSNAAGQFANNRAYSVGASYQNGPFNAGAAYLHVGGRGRTAAGAYDIAALPGSNRDAFNATVGAQNTYGVGANYALGDLTLGAAWSRAIYTGVADADTGASARSIGFSNYEVNGVYQLMPTLTLAGLYTYTKASDAHWHQGAVQLDYALSKRTDTYMEAIYQRASAGVPAMINTAEPASGGSQLLIAAGVRHRF, via the coding sequence ATGTCTGGCAAACAAAATCGGCGCCTGATCGACAGGCGCCTTTATTTAATCGTGTTAGCTGCCTGCGTAACCCAAGTGCACGCACAGAGCAGTGTAGCGCTGTACGGTGAATTGGACACTGGTGTCGCATGGTTGAGCAATGTCGCCGACCATGCGCAGTACAAGGCGACCAGCGGCTTGATCGACGGCAGCTATTGGGGAGTGCAAGGCTCGGAAGACCTCGGTGGCGGAAACAAGGCGGTGTTCCGGCTCGAGCGCGGCTTCGCGGTGACCAACGGGCAGTCACTGAATGATCATCCGTATTACGTCGGTTTAGGCAACGAGCGATACGGCACGATCACGCTGGGTCACCAATACGATGCAGTCCATGACTACTTTGCACCCGTTACGCTAACGGGCGGGGCGGGCGGCACTGCGTTCGCCCATCCGTTCGACAACGATAATGCGAACAACTCATACCTGGCGCGTAATTCGATCAAGTATACCAGTGCCCAATTCGCGGGTTTCAGCGCGGGCGGCATGTATGCGTTCTCGAACGCGGCGGGACAATTCGCAAACAACCGTGCGTACAGCGTCGGGGCGAGCTACCAGAACGGCCCGTTCAATGCGGGCGCCGCATACCTTCACGTGGGCGGCCGCGGCAGGACGGCAGCCGGCGCCTACGATATCGCGGCGCTGCCCGGCTCGAACCGCGACGCGTTCAACGCCACTGTCGGTGCACAGAATACCTACGGCGTCGGCGCGAACTATGCGCTGGGAGACCTGACGCTGGGTGCCGCGTGGTCTCGTGCAATCTATACGGGTGTTGCCGATGCCGACACGGGCGCCAGTGCCCGTTCGATCGGATTCAGCAACTACGAGGTCAATGGCGTATATCAACTCATGCCCACATTGACGCTGGCCGGCCTATACACGTACACGAAGGCGTCCGATGCGCACTGGCACCAGGGCGCCGTGCAACTCGATTATGCGCTCTCCAAGCGTACCGACACCTACATGGAGGCGATTTACCAGCGCGCATCGGCTGGCGTGCCAGCCATGATCAATACCGCCGAGCCCGCATCGGGTGGGAGCCAGCTATTGATCGCCGCAGGCGTTCGCCACCGGTTCTGA